The Verrucomicrobiota bacterium sequence ATATCACGATCATTGCTTGTCCATTCGTTTCTTTCTGCAATTGGAAATGCCACTATCCTAAGATTCTTCAACTCATCTCTAGTTGTGTTTTTGATAACAACTGTAATCTGCATTTCTTCGGTCGTTTTATACCCTTTGCCATAACTCTTTTTTTGAAATTTTTCTTTGTTTCTTTTTAAAACCCTTTTCTGCACATCAATATCCACTAGAGCATCAGTGATGCCTGCATGAGATTCTAATGCAGATACAACTATTATGGTTAAACACAGAAGTAATTTATATAATTTAAACATTTTTTTAACCCTTCTCGATTCGCTAAGACTTATCGATATAACAAAAAAATATCCACGTCTCAGTTAATTTAGCTGTAAATTAGTAATTTTTTCTCATTTTGCAACTCATTTTTACTTAATGCTTTTTTGAATATGCATAAAAGGAAGAATTTCCAAGTAAATTTCTTTGAATCTTATTTGATTATGGCCGACTATAGACTTAATGTATTCGCATGAGTGAAGGTTTACCTAATAGATTTAATATATTTGCAACCGTAGCAGGAATTCTGATACCTGTGCTAGCTGTCACCATAATCTCATTACTTTTAGTTTCATTAAATAATTGGAATTATCTAGTTCCACGTTTCTAGAACACCGTTTCCTTAACTCATTGGCGGTTTGGTCCGCTTTAATCCTATATATGTCATTCAATTTAAAGGACACAATTACTTCGCGGCAGGGTGAAAACTACGATCTGCACGATCGTTATGTGAATTCTACTCTTGTAAAAGTTCAACGCACCATTGGCTTCGACAAAGTCTATGCAAAAGCTAGGGGTTCCTATCTTTATGACATGGATGGTCAAGAATACTTAGACTTTCTCAGCGGGTACGGAGTATATAATATAGGACGCAATCACCCCACAGTAAAGCAAGCCATCCAAGATGTCCTGCATATGGATCTGCCGAATATGGTTCAAATGGACTGCGCTCTCTTGTCCGGTCTATTGGCGGAAGCCATAGTAAAGCGAACTGGACCGTTACTAGACGCTGTATTTTTTGCTAACTCGGGAACTGAATCTGTTGAAGGGGCACTGAAATTTGCGAGGACCTATACAGGACGCTCAAAAGTCATCGCGCTCAAAGGATCCTACCACGGGTTGACATATGGAGCACTTTCTATTACCCACGCCGGCAACTTTAGAGAACAAGTTGGCCCCTTCTTGGGTGATGTTGATTTCGTTCCGCTTAATAATCTGGGAGCACTTGAAAGCCAATTGATGAAACAAGATGTGGCGGCTTTTATTGTAGAACCTGTTCAAGGTAAAGGTGTTCATAGCTCCAATGAAATTTACTATCCTCGAGCTCAAGAACTCTGCCACAAGTACGGTACCTTATTCATAAGTGACGAAGTTCAAACAGGACTTGGCAGAACAGGTAAACTCTTTGGCTTTCAGCATTGGGATCTTGAGCCTGATATCATTACTTTAGCCAAAGCGCTCAGTGGAGGTTACGTTCCTGCAGCAGCTATTGTTATGCGCAGAGAAATATACCAAAGTATGTTTTCTAGGATGGATCGTTGTGTAGCTCACTCTACAACATTCGGTCGTAATAATCTAGCAATGGCTTGTGGGCTTGCTACCTTACACGTACTTGATGATGAAAATCTCTGCCAGAATGCAGCTAAGCGGGGTAATGAAATGATCAGTCGCTTAAAGGAGCTTCAGGCTAAATATGACATTATTAAAGAGGTCAGAGGCAAAGGGCTCATGATAGCCATTGAATTCCAAGAGCCCTCTTCACTCAAAATGAAACTGGCGTGGAAAGCTGTTCATGCTGTTGATAAAGGCTTATTTGCCCAGATGATTGTCTCACCTCTTCTTGAAAAACATCGTATTCTTACGCAAGTAGCAGGTCATAATATGGATGTCCTAAAAATTTTGCCGCCCTTGATCATCAGTGATAAAGAAATGGAACACTTTATCAATTCATTCGAATCCGTTTTACAAAGTCTTTCAAATATGACAGGCCCGATATGGTCATTCGGTAAAAATTTGGTTACCGCTGCTGTGAAATCAGGCTATAAATCAGAGAAAGAGACTGTCTCGGCATAAAAATCTCAGAGAATTAATTTGAGTGTCTCTTTTTCTTGCCACTTTTCAGCATTCACCCTAAACCGATTTGAATCCCATTATTCGTTACTGGGAATTCTTGAACTAAAAGACATATGCTTAAAAAAATTGCCATACTGACCTCTGGTGGAGATTCCCCAGGAATGAATCCTGCCATTCGTTCCATTACACGCACAGCTATTAACCAAAATATTAAGGTCTTAGGGATTTTGAACGGCTATCAAGGCATCTTTGATCGTGAATTTATCCCATTAGATATACTAGAAGTAAGTGGAAAAATTCGAGACGCAGGTACTTTTCTTGGAACAAGTCGATGTAAAGAATTCCGAAGTCAGGAAGGACAGCAAGAAGCTCTCAAAATTCTACGTGAGCAAGATATTCATGCTCTGATTGTTATCGGGGGAGACGGTTCTTTAACGGGAGCTCAATGCCTCCATAACCTTGGCTTTCCTGTTATTGGTCTACCGGGAACTATAGATAATGATCTTTACGGAACCGACATGGCTATAGGAGTAGATACATGTCTGAACACTATTATCTCCTTGGTAGATATGACTAAAATGACAGCAGCCTCTCATAAGCGCTGCTTTGTGATTGAAGTCATGGGTAGGCGTTCTGGGTATCTGGCACTTATGTCTTCTATCACGACTGGCTCTCAGGTTGCAGTTATTCCGGAGTATCGTGTGAATATGGACAAAATTCTCGCCAGTCTTGAAAGACGCGTGCAGCGGAAACACAATAATGCAGTGGTGGTCGTAGCTGAAGGAGTCTGTGGCGGGCAAGAATTTGTTGACCGTATGCTTCAGCTAGGAGAAAACCGTATTAAGCTGGAAGTTCGTCTCACAGTTCTTGGCCATGTTCAGCGAGGTGGAGCACCTACTCACTTTGACCGGCTTTTGGCGAGTCGTATGGGTGAAATGGCAGTTCTGGCACTCCAACATGGAGAAACCGGATGTATGGTTGCCCTATCTCAAGGAAAAATGCAGCTCCGCGATTTTGAGCATATTCTAGGACGAAAGAAAACTCTACCTGCCGACGCCATACGCTTGGCCAGAAACATTGGGGTAGAAATTGGTGATCCAGTAGAACTCTAGAAGGCAACCTGGTAGGTGAATCTCAGCTTAATTATTGAGGCTTCGTAGCAGAACGTCTAGGAAGGCTGGAGTCTTCATAAGGTGGGAATTTGAAAATAGTTTCACCCTCGCGACCATAGTTTAGTAGATCTCTCGCCATTCTTTCGATGTAAAGACGGTCATTCTTCAGTGCTAATAACTCTTCATCCATCTGCCGGCCTCTGATTTTAGCATTCTCTATTTTGCGTTGCAGTGCGACTTTTTCATCTTGCAAAGCCTGACCGCGCTTCAAAACAGGCCAAAACACTGCCGCCCCTAAAGCCAGGAATAGCATGAGGATAACTATATACATCCAGGGCATAAGCCTATGCCACAAGTCTCCCGAGTTTGCGGCCCGGGAGGCTCTAACACGACTAGGGTCGAAAAATCTAGATTGCACCCCCATATATTGCATGATCTCCTAGCTCTTCTTCAATCCTTAATAATCGATTATATTTTGCGATTCGATCAGTCCGAGAAAAAGAACCGGTCTTGATTTGCCCCGCATTGGTAGCAACAGCTATGTCAGCTATTGTAGAATCCTCTGTCTCCCCACTGCGGTGACTAATAACTGCGGTATAACTTGCGTTCTTCGCCATTTCAATAGCATCAAATGTTTCCGTTAATGAGCCAATTTGGTTTACTTTTACTAGTATGGAGTTTCCAACGCCTAAATCGATACCTTTTTTCAGAAAATCTACGTTGGTAACAAATAAATCATCGCCTACCAATTGAGTCTTATCACCGATTTTATCTGTTAATTTCTTCCAACCATCCCAGTCCTCTTCGGCACATCCATCTTCAATAGAAATAATGGGGTATTTCTTTTGTAACTCCGCATAAAAATCCACTAACTCTTCAACTGTTTTCTCTCCACTGCCGGATTTCTTGAAGACATAAGCTTTTTTGCTTTCGTCATAGAATTCACTACTTGCAACATCAAGCGCAATAAAGATGTCTTTACCTAGTTCATAACCAGCCTTTTTCACTGCGTCTGCTATCACTTCAAGAGCCTCTTCTGTAGAACTCAGATTAGGAGCAAACCCCCCTTCATCCCCTACCGCAGTACCAAGCTTGCGATCGTGAAGAATGGATTTCAGAGCATGAAAGATTTCTGTTCCATAGCGAATGGCCTCACGGAATGTTGGAGCTCCCTTAGGTATGATCATAAATTCTTGGAAATCAATCGGTGCGTCAGAATGAGCCCCACCATTAATAATATTGCACATCGGAACCGGGAGTACTTTCGCATTAGGTCCTCCTAAGTATCTATATAGTGGTAGTCCTACCGCAGAAGCGGCTGCATGAGCAGTAGCTAAGGATACAGCCAGTATTGCGTTCGCACCCAAATTCTTTTTATTTGTAGTGCTATCAAGTTCCAACATTAGACGATCAATCTCAACTTGATCCGTAGCATCTTGATCGACTAGTGCAGAAGCTATCTTTTTATTTACATTGTCACGAGCCTTCTCAACTCCTTTGCCAAGATAACGCTTTTTATCTCCATCACGTAGTTCTAAAGCTTCATTTACACCAGTGCTTGCACCAGATGGAACCAGCGCTAACCCATAGGCACCACACTCTAAATGTACCTCAGCCTCTAATGTTGGGTTCCCTCTTGAATCAAGAACCTCGCGAGCCTTGACCGCTTTAATTTTTGTCGAACGTGTAAGGTAACTCATACCTTTTTATGCCTCCTTTAATTTTGAATAAGAATTTATGCTTTTGTAATAAACTGGTATCATGCAATAGAGATTGAAAGATCTGTGCAAGACCTTGACCTCAAAAAAAACAGAGCCTAGACGAAGCACCTCTATTAGATACATCTTTGTCGACTCTCTTTTGCTTCCGGCACAAACTTTTATGGATCATGTTCAAGTTTTATTGCATCATCCAGGTTAAAATAAATTACTAGATCGATTTTATAAATGGACACCGAAAACTATTTCGTATAAGGCTCGATAGCCTCAATTTTTACTTTCTGAGCCTCTGAACCTTCCTCTTGTGGAACTTCTACGACATCACC is a genomic window containing:
- a CDS encoding aspartate aminotransferase family protein — its product is MSFNLKDTITSRQGENYDLHDRYVNSTLVKVQRTIGFDKVYAKARGSYLYDMDGQEYLDFLSGYGVYNIGRNHPTVKQAIQDVLHMDLPNMVQMDCALLSGLLAEAIVKRTGPLLDAVFFANSGTESVEGALKFARTYTGRSKVIALKGSYHGLTYGALSITHAGNFREQVGPFLGDVDFVPLNNLGALESQLMKQDVAAFIVEPVQGKGVHSSNEIYYPRAQELCHKYGTLFISDEVQTGLGRTGKLFGFQHWDLEPDIITLAKALSGGYVPAAAIVMRREIYQSMFSRMDRCVAHSTTFGRNNLAMACGLATLHVLDDENLCQNAAKRGNEMISRLKELQAKYDIIKEVRGKGLMIAIEFQEPSSLKMKLAWKAVHAVDKGLFAQMIVSPLLEKHRILTQVAGHNMDVLKILPPLIISDKEMEHFINSFESVLQSLSNMTGPIWSFGKNLVTAAVKSGYKSEKETVSA
- the pfkA gene encoding 6-phosphofructokinase, which translates into the protein MLKKIAILTSGGDSPGMNPAIRSITRTAINQNIKVLGILNGYQGIFDREFIPLDILEVSGKIRDAGTFLGTSRCKEFRSQEGQQEALKILREQDIHALIVIGGDGSLTGAQCLHNLGFPVIGLPGTIDNDLYGTDMAIGVDTCLNTIISLVDMTKMTAASHKRCFVIEVMGRRSGYLALMSSITTGSQVAVIPEYRVNMDKILASLERRVQRKHNNAVVVVAEGVCGGQEFVDRMLQLGENRIKLEVRLTVLGHVQRGGAPTHFDRLLASRMGEMAVLALQHGETGCMVALSQGKMQLRDFEHILGRKKTLPADAIRLARNIGVEIGDPVEL
- a CDS encoding septum formation initiator family protein, encoding MQYMGVQSRFFDPSRVRASRAANSGDLWHRLMPWMYIVILMLFLALGAAVFWPVLKRGQALQDEKVALQRKIENAKIRGRQMDEELLALKNDRLYIERMARDLLNYGREGETIFKFPPYEDSSLPRRSATKPQ
- the eno gene encoding phosphopyruvate hydratase encodes the protein MSYLTRSTKIKAVKAREVLDSRGNPTLEAEVHLECGAYGLALVPSGASTGVNEALELRDGDKKRYLGKGVEKARDNVNKKIASALVDQDATDQVEIDRLMLELDSTTNKKNLGANAILAVSLATAHAAASAVGLPLYRYLGGPNAKVLPVPMCNIINGGAHSDAPIDFQEFMIIPKGAPTFREAIRYGTEIFHALKSILHDRKLGTAVGDEGGFAPNLSSTEEALEVIADAVKKAGYELGKDIFIALDVASSEFYDESKKAYVFKKSGSGEKTVEELVDFYAELQKKYPIISIEDGCAEEDWDGWKKLTDKIGDKTQLVGDDLFVTNVDFLKKGIDLGVGNSILVKVNQIGSLTETFDAIEMAKNASYTAVISHRSGETEDSTIADIAVATNAGQIKTGSFSRTDRIAKYNRLLRIEEELGDHAIYGGAI